CAGCTTCTGGGGAACCTCTTCGAGTACCTCCTGAAGGAGCGCGGGGAGCGCCTGAACATCCTCGGCGCCACCTCCGGCGACACCGGGAGCGCGGCGATTGCCGGGGTGCGCGGCAAGGAGAACATCAATATCTTCATCCTGCACCCGCACCTGAAGACCTCGCCGATCCAGGCGCGCCAGATGACGACGGTGCTCGACGCGAACGTGCACAACATCGCGGTGAAGGGGACCTTCGACGACTGCCAGGGGATCGTGAAGTCCCTCTTCAACGACCTGGAGTTCAAGAAGGAGTACTCCCTCGGTGCTGTGAACTCCATCAACTGGGCCCGTGTCCTTGCCCAGGTCGTCTACTACTTCTACGCCTGGGGGCGCCTGCCGCAGGACAGGGAGGTCACCTTCGCGGTGCCGACCGGGAACTTCGGGGACATCTTCGCGGGGTACGTGGCGAAGAGGATGGGGCTCCCGGTGCAGAAGCTTCTCCTGGCCACAAACGAGAACAATATCCTCAGCCGCTTCGTGAAAGAGGGGGACTACTCCCTCGGCACCGTCGTGCAGACGGTCTCCCCCTCCATGGACATCCAGCTCGCCTCCAACTTCGAGCGCTACCTTTACTTCCTCTACGACGAGGAGAGCGGGCGGGTGCGCGACGCCTTCTGCGCCCTGGAGAAGGACGGTCGCATCGTCTTCACCGACGAGGAGCTGGCGCGTGTTCAGGAGGAATTCTCCACCGCCTCGGTCGGTGAGCAGGAGACAATCGACACCATCGCCGAGTTCTACAAGAAGACCG
The DNA window shown above is from Geomonas sp. RF6 and carries:
- the thrC gene encoding threonine synthase, which produces MKYLSTRGKIEPIGFKDAVMMGLATDGGLILPEEIPAIDQKTLAAWRNLSYCDLAFEIISLYADDIPPAVLRELIERSYATFRHPETTPLVQKDGVYILELFHGPTLAFKDVALQLLGNLFEYLLKERGERLNILGATSGDTGSAAIAGVRGKENINIFILHPHLKTSPIQARQMTTVLDANVHNIAVKGTFDDCQGIVKSLFNDLEFKKEYSLGAVNSINWARVLAQVVYYFYAWGRLPQDREVTFAVPTGNFGDIFAGYVAKRMGLPVQKLLLATNENNILSRFVKEGDYSLGTVVQTVSPSMDIQLASNFERYLYFLYDEESGRVRDAFCALEKDGRIVFTDEELARVQEEFSTASVGEQETIDTIAEFYKKTGYLLDPHTAVGVRAAQTQVTDGSAAVCLATAHPAKFGEAVERGIGFPPPLPPELAALESLPTRCEVMDPDQEGVKRFLMEKAGSV